In Zunongwangia sp. HGR-M22, the sequence ACATTCATTGAAGCTGAATTAGAAGAACTCAGTTTTATCATAAATAAACATCTATGGACATAATCTGCTACAGGCTCTTCAAAAGTATTTTCATATGCAAAAATTAGATTTGCGACTTTTAAAAAAGTGGGTACTAATGAATATTGAAGAGCGCAGCAGAAAAATAATTGACTAATACAAATCGCTCAAATGGGCTAATCGCCCTCTAAGCAACATCTAAAATACTGATTTTCAGTATTAAATAAAAATACCCAATTATAGGTATTTTTTATCGCTGTAGTCGCCCTCATACATTCATCACTTATAAATAAAGATGCCTGGAAAATGATTAGAAATTGCTACTTAAAATCATATTTTAGCAGAAAAAAAATGGAGATCATCAGTTTTGAGCCTCAGTACAGCAAGGATTTTAAAAGACTTAATATAGAGTGGTTAGAAAAATATTTTTACGTAGAACCACATGATGAAGACGTACTAGGCAAACCTGAAGAATACATTATTAAATCTGGTGGACAAATTTTCTTTGTTAAGCAAAATGAGGAAATTATAGGATGCGTAGCTTTAATGAAAATAGAAGAAAATATTTTCGAATTAACGAAGATGGCCATTTCGCCAAAATTTCATGGAAAGAAAATTGGTCAAAAATTAATAAATTTCACTATTGAATATGCTAAACGTCAACCTTGGGAAACGCTTATAATTTATAGTAGTAGAAAATTAGAAAATGCTCTTCATATTTATAAAAAGTTTGGTTTTACTGAAATCCCTATTGAAGAAAATAATCCCTATGCGCGAGGAGATATAAAAATGAAGCTTCAGTTATCTTAAATCTTTGTAAAACAGCCTGTATTTGATATTGTCTTGCTTAATTTTATATTCAATAAAAACCATTCAGAATGAAAAAAATAATTTTTACCGCTGCTACTGTGCTTTCATTATTTGCCTGCAAAAATGAAAAAACAGAGGCGAAACCAGGAACAATGATTCCGGCTGAAGACGGAGTTGTAAACATGAACGAGGATGAAACAGAGTCAAAAGATAAAGA encodes:
- a CDS encoding GNAT family N-acetyltransferase is translated as MEIISFEPQYSKDFKRLNIEWLEKYFYVEPHDEDVLGKPEEYIIKSGGQIFFVKQNEEIIGCVALMKIEENIFELTKMAISPKFHGKKIGQKLINFTIEYAKRQPWETLIIYSSRKLENALHIYKKFGFTEIPIEENNPYARGDIKMKLQLS